In Brevibacillus brevis, a genomic segment contains:
- a CDS encoding two-component system activity regulator YycH — protein sequence MKRWLEPAKTVLLNLLVLASFCLTAMLWSNQPKFQFIEPAQYTESKPVQEKQLEQLVTPESVVFHYGGDRHTKAVSTDGPYSMIVKEMSKWIFLDFTPYTLSNEKWGEIAREKMGVEVRFRSSVPLSVVGRLVTFRDDYDTKMKGIDRLWLYYEKDEDLVYALFLSADEGEMMRSRTSISLKDLRDSYLATGNQMPEQIMKIVKPERAYSAMDGATPVWSMFYLPKNQGRMQQYRYSYETVSNERLIEAYFLDPSLVRQIMERDKAVIFTDGSRSIQLRSEEQAMTFTDPAYQQRAQELSDEEKVQGAVTFINKHLGWLDDYHFERMKKSYNEKDLITFRQYIGAYPLISQGDKPLDTIQITSEAGQVVTLSRSLLSLDKYLSNKEWTVMSGPELYQLIRDKKLANTDSITDVYLAYQTKVGEGYVDLMPIWVVEMANQADLYISAEAKQGGGKVHGLE from the coding sequence ATGAAGCGGTGGCTGGAACCTGCCAAGACCGTATTGCTCAACCTGCTGGTGCTGGCGAGCTTTTGCTTGACCGCCATGTTGTGGAGCAACCAGCCGAAGTTTCAGTTTATCGAGCCTGCCCAATACACGGAGTCCAAGCCTGTCCAGGAGAAACAGCTGGAACAGCTCGTGACGCCGGAATCGGTTGTTTTCCATTATGGAGGAGACCGCCATACCAAAGCGGTATCGACGGACGGTCCGTACAGCATGATCGTAAAGGAAATGTCCAAATGGATTTTTCTCGATTTCACGCCGTATACGCTCTCCAATGAAAAGTGGGGGGAAATTGCCCGGGAAAAGATGGGGGTCGAGGTGCGATTCCGAAGCAGCGTTCCTTTATCGGTCGTAGGTCGTCTGGTGACGTTTCGCGACGATTACGATACGAAGATGAAGGGGATCGACCGGCTTTGGCTCTACTACGAGAAGGATGAGGATCTCGTCTACGCTCTGTTCCTGTCGGCGGATGAAGGGGAAATGATGCGGTCTCGGACGTCGATCAGCTTGAAGGATTTGCGCGATTCGTACCTGGCGACAGGCAATCAGATGCCCGAGCAAATCATGAAGATCGTAAAACCGGAGCGGGCGTATTCCGCCATGGACGGAGCGACGCCGGTATGGAGCATGTTTTACCTTCCGAAAAATCAGGGGCGGATGCAGCAGTACCGGTACAGCTATGAGACGGTCAGCAACGAGAGGCTGATCGAAGCGTATTTCCTTGATCCGTCGCTGGTGCGGCAAATCATGGAGCGGGACAAGGCGGTCATCTTTACGGATGGAAGCCGCTCGATTCAGCTGCGATCGGAGGAGCAGGCGATGACGTTTACCGATCCGGCCTATCAGCAGCGGGCTCAGGAGCTGTCCGACGAAGAGAAGGTCCAGGGAGCCGTGACCTTTATCAACAAGCATTTGGGCTGGCTGGATGACTACCATTTTGAGCGGATGAAAAAGAGCTACAATGAAAAGGACCTGATTACGTTTCGCCAGTACATCGGGGCGTATCCGCTGATCAGCCAGGGGGACAAGCCGCTCGATACGATCCAGATCACATCAGAGGCCGGGCAAGTCGTGACCTTGAGCCGTTCGCTCCTGAGTCTGGACAAGTACCTGTCCAACAAAGAGTGGACGGTCATGTCGGGGCCTGAGCTGTATCAGCTGATCCGCGACAAGAAGCTGGCGAATACGGATAGCATCACGGACGTGTACTTGGCCTACCAAACCAAAGTAGGGGAAGGGTATGTAGACCTGATGCCGATCTGGGTAGTGGAAATGGCAAATCAGGCCGATCTGTACATTTCCGCCGAGGCCAAGCAGGGAGGGGGAAAGGTGCATGGATTGGAGTAA
- the rplI gene encoding 50S ribosomal protein L9, whose product MKVIFLQDVKGQGKKGEIKDLSEGYVRNFLLPRGLAKEATDSNVKTLDAQKRSEEKRKEQEKQEAQELAEKLKELTVKIKGKAGEGGRLFGAISSKQVAQALEEQFKIKVDKRKLEMDAIRALGVTQIKVKLHNEVTTTLKVHVVEE is encoded by the coding sequence ATGAAAGTCATTTTTCTTCAAGACGTAAAAGGCCAAGGCAAAAAAGGCGAAATCAAGGACCTATCGGAAGGTTATGTACGCAACTTCCTGCTGCCGCGCGGTTTGGCGAAGGAAGCGACAGATAGCAATGTGAAGACGCTGGACGCGCAGAAGCGCAGCGAAGAAAAACGCAAAGAGCAAGAAAAGCAGGAAGCCCAGGAGCTGGCCGAAAAGCTGAAAGAGCTGACGGTGAAGATTAAAGGAAAAGCCGGTGAAGGCGGCCGACTGTTTGGCGCTATTTCCAGCAAGCAAGTCGCTCAAGCGCTGGAAGAGCAATTCAAAATCAAAGTAGACAAGCGCAAGCTCGAAATGGATGCGATTCGCGCTTTGGGTGTCACCCAAATCAAAGTAAAGCTGCACAATGAAGTCACGACAACGCTCAAAGTTCACGTGGTGGAAGAATAA
- a CDS encoding M23 family metallopeptidase: MQWSEWKAKLQERSKLIVQNCRQMAKSTIDRTSTYIQTHKKQTISVAAGLAFTVAAGASAQYYYTSNINSVYHVFVNGQEIGVVDNPDVVNSWTKAKLEEEQAKNGLSLTLSDYITFKEEQKFKAPFDNQAALSALSDIADIKVDAVKLIVDGKVVGYAADQATADQVLAHVKEKYSGVPVQAQKKAAVAAASLSAPAASSPIKEVAFKEDVQTELDSVTAAQVLPADKLEELLEKGTFKQMTHTVVEGDCIGCIAKQYGITTKDIYANNPGITENTLLQLGQQINVTAIRPYVTVQVKENVSQKETIAYTTQINNNDKLPKGETKVIQEGRDGSKLVQYEVTKENGQVVDRKIVKQDVIAQPVAKIVERGTKVIPSRGTGRLSWPAGGYISSGFGQRWGRLHKGIDIAGGGSVMAADNGRVTFAGWDGDYGKAVIIDHGNGMETLYGHMSVINVKVGEVVSQGKKIGVKGSTGDSTGVHLHFEVHVNGKLQNPMRYLR, encoded by the coding sequence ATGCAATGGTCGGAATGGAAGGCCAAGCTGCAGGAACGGTCGAAACTAATCGTTCAGAATTGCAGGCAGATGGCGAAGAGTACCATAGATCGGACAAGTACATACATACAAACGCACAAGAAACAAACGATTTCAGTCGCGGCAGGACTGGCGTTCACCGTAGCGGCAGGAGCATCCGCGCAATACTACTACACGAGCAACATCAACTCCGTGTACCACGTGTTCGTAAACGGCCAGGAGATCGGTGTAGTGGACAACCCCGATGTCGTCAACAGCTGGACGAAGGCCAAGCTGGAAGAAGAACAGGCGAAGAACGGATTGTCTTTGACGCTCTCCGACTACATCACGTTCAAGGAAGAGCAGAAGTTCAAAGCGCCTTTCGACAACCAGGCGGCGCTTAGCGCGCTCTCCGACATCGCCGACATCAAGGTCGACGCCGTCAAGCTGATCGTAGACGGAAAAGTGGTCGGGTACGCGGCAGATCAAGCGACGGCTGACCAAGTGCTTGCTCACGTGAAGGAAAAATATTCAGGCGTTCCGGTTCAGGCACAGAAAAAAGCGGCTGTCGCCGCTGCGTCTTTGTCGGCCCCTGCAGCGAGCAGCCCGATCAAGGAAGTCGCATTCAAGGAAGACGTGCAAACCGAGCTCGACTCGGTGACTGCTGCGCAAGTGCTGCCGGCGGACAAGCTCGAGGAGCTGCTGGAAAAAGGCACTTTCAAGCAAATGACCCACACGGTCGTCGAAGGTGATTGCATCGGGTGCATCGCCAAGCAATACGGCATCACCACGAAAGACATTTATGCCAACAACCCTGGCATTACGGAAAATACGCTGCTGCAGCTCGGGCAGCAAATCAACGTCACGGCGATTCGTCCGTATGTCACCGTGCAAGTGAAAGAGAACGTCTCCCAAAAGGAAACGATCGCGTATACTACGCAGATCAACAACAACGACAAGCTGCCCAAGGGAGAGACCAAAGTCATCCAGGAAGGCCGGGATGGCAGCAAGTTGGTCCAGTATGAAGTGACCAAGGAAAATGGACAAGTCGTGGACCGAAAGATCGTCAAACAGGATGTCATTGCACAGCCCGTCGCCAAGATCGTGGAGCGAGGAACCAAAGTGATTCCTTCCCGTGGGACAGGCCGTTTGAGCTGGCCAGCTGGCGGATACATCAGCAGCGGCTTTGGACAGCGCTGGGGCCGTCTGCATAAAGGGATCGACATCGCCGGCGGCGGCTCCGTAATGGCTGCCGACAATGGGCGCGTCACGTTTGCCGGATGGGATGGCGACTACGGGAAAGCGGTCATCATCGACCACGGCAACGGCATGGAAACACTGTATGGCCACATGAGCGTCATCAATGTAAAAGTGGGCGAAGTAGTATCGCAAGGAAAGAAAATCGGCGTCAAAGGTTCGACCGGAGATTCGACGGGCGTCCACCTGCACTTCGAGGTTCACGTAAACGGAAAGCTCCAGAACCCGATGCGTTACTTGCGATAG
- the dnaB gene encoding replicative DNA helicase, whose product MSDLFLDRVPPQNKEAEQSVLGAVFLSKEALTTAIEILRPEDFYKSAHQRIFQTMVDLYEKGEPVDLVTVTAELQDHKLLDEVGGVTYLTEIASSVPTAANIEYYAKIVEEKSLLRRLIHTATKIANDGYSREDEVAEIIADAEKYIMEIARNRNSGGFIPIRDALMETYERIEFLSQRQGDITGIPTGYIDLDKMTAGLQRSDLIILAARPSVGKTAFALNLAQNVAARAGETVAIFSLEMGATQLVQRMICAEGNLDASRMRSGALEEDDWQKLTMAIGTLAKAPIYIDDTPGVTVMDIRAKCRRLQAEKGLGLILIDYLQLIHGRGKGDNRQQEVSEISRTLKGIARELNVPVIALSQLSRGVEQRQDKRPMMSDIRESGSIEQDADIVAFLYRDDYYDKETENKNVIEVIIAKQRNGPTGTVELAFLKEFNKFVSLDNRFRNQAG is encoded by the coding sequence GTGAGCGACCTGTTTTTGGATCGAGTGCCGCCGCAGAACAAGGAAGCAGAACAATCGGTGCTTGGTGCCGTGTTCCTGTCCAAGGAAGCTCTCACAACAGCCATTGAGATTCTCCGTCCCGAGGATTTTTACAAGTCAGCACATCAGCGTATCTTTCAGACGATGGTGGATCTGTACGAAAAAGGAGAGCCGGTCGATCTCGTCACCGTGACGGCGGAGCTCCAGGACCACAAGCTGCTGGACGAGGTTGGCGGGGTCACGTATCTGACGGAAATCGCCAGTTCCGTTCCGACCGCAGCCAACATCGAGTATTACGCGAAGATCGTAGAAGAAAAATCGCTGCTCAGGCGTTTGATCCATACAGCGACCAAGATCGCCAATGACGGCTATTCCCGCGAAGACGAGGTCGCCGAAATCATCGCGGATGCCGAGAAGTATATCATGGAGATCGCACGGAACCGCAACAGCGGTGGGTTTATCCCGATCCGTGATGCGCTGATGGAGACGTATGAGCGCATTGAGTTCCTGAGCCAGCGTCAAGGAGACATTACCGGGATACCGACCGGGTACATCGATCTGGACAAGATGACGGCGGGCCTGCAGAGAAGCGACTTGATCATTCTCGCTGCCCGTCCTTCCGTAGGGAAGACGGCGTTTGCCCTGAATCTGGCGCAAAATGTCGCGGCACGGGCGGGCGAGACAGTCGCGATCTTCTCGCTCGAGATGGGGGCCACTCAGCTCGTACAGCGTATGATTTGCGCAGAAGGAAATCTCGATGCTTCCCGGATGCGTTCCGGGGCATTGGAGGAAGACGACTGGCAAAAGCTCACGATGGCAATCGGGACGCTGGCGAAGGCGCCGATCTACATCGATGATACGCCAGGGGTCACGGTCATGGACATTCGCGCCAAATGCCGCAGGCTGCAAGCAGAAAAAGGCCTCGGGTTGATTTTGATCGATTACTTGCAGCTGATTCACGGACGGGGAAAAGGTGACAACCGCCAGCAGGAAGTATCGGAAATTTCCCGTACGCTCAAAGGTATCGCCCGTGAGTTGAACGTGCCGGTCATCGCTCTGTCGCAGCTGAGCCGGGGTGTGGAGCAACGCCAGGACAAGCGCCCGATGATGTCCGACATCCGTGAGTCCGGTTCGATCGAGCAGGACGCGGATATCGTCGCTTTCCTTTACCGGGATGACTACTACGACAAGGAAACCGAGAACAAGAACGTCATCGAAGTCATTATCGCCAAACAGCGTAACGGCCCCACGGGCACCGTGGAATTGGCGTTCTTGAAGGAATTCAACAAATTCGTCAGCCTGGACAACCGTTTCCGCAACCAGGCTGGGTAA
- a CDS encoding adenylosuccinate synthase: MSTVVVVGTQWGDEGKGKITDYLAESAEVVARYQGGNNAGHTIIFDGNKYKLHLIPSGIFYTDKICVIGNGMVVDPRALVKELEYIHSFGFSTSNLRISDRAHVILPYHIKLDGVEEDSRGANKIGTTRKGIGPAYMDKAARIGIRIADLLDPEEFKRKLERNLAEKNMLLEKVYNTTGFELQEVLDEYLAVAEIIRPYVTDTSVVLNDAIDRGNRVLFEGAQGVLLDIDQGTYPYVTSSNPIAGGVTIGSGVGPTKINQVIGVAKAYTTRVGDGPFLTELTDAVGDQIREVGAEYGTTTGRPRRVGWFDSVVVRHARRVSGITGLAITKLDTLTGIETLRICTAYKYNGEVIESFPANLNMLAKCEPVYEELPGWTEDITGVRNLNDLPENARHYIERITQLTGIPMSIFSVGPDREQTVVVRGIYG; the protein is encoded by the coding sequence ATGTCAACAGTCGTTGTCGTCGGAACCCAGTGGGGCGATGAAGGTAAAGGTAAAATTACAGACTATCTGGCGGAAAGCGCAGAAGTTGTGGCTCGTTACCAAGGCGGTAACAACGCTGGCCACACCATTATTTTTGATGGTAACAAATACAAGCTGCATTTGATTCCATCCGGAATTTTTTATACAGATAAGATCTGCGTCATCGGAAACGGCATGGTTGTCGATCCGAGAGCGCTTGTGAAAGAACTGGAGTACATCCACAGCTTCGGTTTCTCCACTTCCAACCTGAGAATCAGCGATCGCGCACACGTGATCCTGCCGTACCACATCAAACTGGACGGCGTAGAGGAAGACAGCCGCGGCGCCAACAAAATTGGCACGACCCGCAAAGGCATCGGTCCTGCTTACATGGACAAAGCCGCACGCATCGGGATCCGCATCGCGGACCTGCTCGATCCGGAAGAGTTCAAGCGCAAGCTGGAGCGCAATCTGGCTGAGAAGAACATGCTGCTGGAAAAAGTGTACAACACGACTGGCTTCGAGCTTCAGGAAGTGCTGGATGAATACTTGGCAGTGGCTGAGATCATCCGTCCGTACGTCACCGACACTTCGGTGGTCCTGAATGACGCGATCGACCGCGGCAACCGCGTGTTGTTCGAAGGCGCACAGGGCGTATTGCTCGACATCGACCAAGGTACGTATCCATACGTCACTTCCTCCAATCCGATTGCGGGCGGAGTGACGATCGGTTCGGGCGTAGGTCCGACCAAAATCAATCAAGTCATCGGTGTGGCAAAAGCATACACCACTCGCGTAGGGGACGGACCGTTCCTGACGGAGCTGACCGATGCAGTCGGCGATCAAATCCGCGAAGTCGGTGCTGAATACGGTACGACCACAGGCCGTCCGCGCCGTGTCGGCTGGTTTGACAGCGTGGTTGTCCGCCATGCCCGTCGCGTCAGCGGCATCACCGGTTTGGCGATCACCAAGCTGGATACCCTGACCGGTATCGAAACGCTGCGCATTTGCACGGCTTACAAGTACAACGGCGAGGTTATCGAGTCCTTCCCGGCGAACCTGAACATGCTGGCTAAGTGCGAACCGGTATACGAAGAGCTGCCAGGCTGGACCGAAGACATCACAGGCGTTCGCAACCTCAACGATCTGCCGGAAAATGCTCGTCACTACATCGAGCGCATCACGCAATTGACCGGTATTCCGATGTCGATCTTCTCGGTCGGTCCGGATCGTGAGCAAACGGTTGTCGTTCGCGGCATTTACGGATAA
- the yycF gene encoding response regulator YycF has protein sequence MAKLLVVDDEKPIADILKFTFEKEGYQVVCAYDGEEALVVVQNEKPDLILLDVMLPGRDGMDVCRAVRQSHDVPIIMLTAKDSELDKVLGLELGADDYVTKPFSTRELVARVKAQLRRHQPKNEEKEQQHLLRVHELEIDLHSYTVEKMGELLDLTHREFELLVYLARHQGQVLTREHLLQSVWGFDYFGDVRTVDVTIRRLREKIEDDPSQPKYIITRRGLGYTLRNPGLGGTPG, from the coding sequence ATGGCAAAACTCCTGGTGGTAGACGATGAAAAACCGATTGCGGATATTTTGAAGTTCACGTTTGAAAAGGAAGGGTATCAGGTCGTTTGCGCCTATGACGGCGAAGAAGCGCTGGTCGTGGTGCAAAACGAGAAGCCCGACTTGATCCTGCTGGATGTCATGCTTCCGGGGCGGGACGGGATGGATGTGTGCAGAGCGGTTCGCCAGTCGCACGATGTCCCGATCATCATGCTGACGGCAAAGGACTCTGAGCTGGACAAGGTCTTGGGCCTGGAGCTCGGAGCGGACGATTACGTGACCAAGCCGTTCAGCACGCGGGAGCTGGTAGCGCGGGTAAAGGCGCAGCTGCGCAGACATCAGCCCAAGAACGAGGAAAAGGAACAGCAGCACCTGCTGCGTGTGCATGAGCTGGAGATCGACCTTCATTCATATACGGTCGAAAAGATGGGCGAATTGCTCGATTTGACCCATCGCGAGTTTGAGCTGCTCGTGTATTTGGCCCGCCATCAGGGACAGGTGCTTACGCGCGAGCATTTGCTCCAGTCTGTCTGGGGCTTCGACTACTTCGGCGATGTGCGGACGGTCGATGTGACGATCCGCCGCTTGCGGGAAAAGATCGAGGATGACCCGAGCCAGCCGAAATACATCATTACACGCCGCGGCCTGGGATACACCTTGCGTAACCCGGGTCTGGGAGGAACGCCTGGATGA
- the walK gene encoding cell wall metabolism sensor histidine kinase WalK, whose translation MRRLFKTIQWKMVVIYMLLILLAMQFIGAYFAREVESYFINNFSEALNGQASLLASLLESDLRPRDGKEQNPEQYRQDIDNLINNLVKINGANVQVIDQTGTVVSTTEDKSTIGQRTSQPEVTIALLGTRSESMRIDPRTGARVKVLVLPVKGDQIVYGAVYMVASMEGTYTTIRKMNGILATGTMFALVITVVLGVVLARTITKPVKEMTRQARAVADGDFNRHVRVYSGDEIGQLGMAFNHMTLRLQEAILQQEEEREKLAGILSNMTDGVIAADRKGNIILFNRAAEEMLQVTMAEVLAKGRTLYDLLRLPPEDEMPLHEQVDPLFIEMVLPNRDEVILRVTFTPLQHDSGKKGGIIAVVADVTEQQRLEQQRREFVANVSHELRTPLTTIKSYVEALLDGAVEEPELSNRFLRVTMSETERMIRLVNDLLQLSRFDSQGVRLHCKEADLHRLLRYAADRFSMFGEQQDVQLSLDVPDQLPPVFIDQDAINQVLDNLLSNAIKYSRQGGQVVLQATANHQQKRVVISIADTGIGIPSRDLKRIFERFYRVDKARSRGQGGTGLGLAIARELVQAHGADIEITSEWNVGTTVTFWVPFAQGGKAG comes from the coding sequence ATGAGGCGGCTGTTCAAAACCATTCAATGGAAAATGGTTGTCATTTACATGCTGCTCATCCTGCTGGCGATGCAGTTCATTGGAGCGTACTTTGCCCGGGAAGTGGAGAGCTATTTCATCAACAACTTTTCCGAAGCGCTCAATGGCCAGGCGAGCTTGCTGGCGAGCCTGCTGGAGAGCGATTTGCGGCCCCGAGACGGGAAGGAGCAGAATCCCGAGCAGTATCGGCAGGATATCGACAATCTGATCAACAACCTGGTCAAGATCAACGGAGCCAACGTGCAGGTCATCGACCAGACGGGGACGGTCGTGAGCACGACGGAGGATAAAAGCACGATCGGCCAGCGCACGTCCCAGCCGGAAGTGACCATCGCCCTCCTGGGGACACGCAGCGAGTCGATGCGGATCGATCCGCGCACAGGAGCGCGCGTGAAAGTACTGGTGCTGCCGGTCAAAGGAGATCAGATCGTGTACGGCGCCGTCTACATGGTCGCGTCCATGGAGGGCACCTATACGACGATCCGCAAAATGAACGGGATCCTGGCGACAGGCACGATGTTCGCCCTGGTCATCACTGTAGTGCTGGGCGTGGTGCTCGCCCGGACGATTACCAAGCCGGTCAAGGAGATGACTCGCCAGGCCAGAGCGGTGGCTGACGGAGACTTCAACCGCCATGTGCGCGTGTACAGCGGAGACGAGATCGGCCAGCTGGGGATGGCTTTTAACCATATGACCTTGCGTTTGCAGGAAGCGATCCTGCAGCAAGAGGAAGAGCGGGAAAAGCTCGCGGGCATCTTGAGCAACATGACGGACGGCGTGATTGCAGCCGATCGAAAGGGCAACATTATCTTGTTCAACCGCGCAGCGGAAGAGATGCTGCAGGTGACGATGGCCGAGGTGCTCGCCAAAGGGCGGACGCTGTACGATTTGCTTCGGCTTCCTCCCGAGGATGAGATGCCGTTGCATGAGCAGGTGGACCCGCTGTTCATCGAAATGGTGCTCCCGAACCGGGACGAAGTGATATTGCGCGTGACCTTCACGCCGCTTCAGCACGACAGCGGCAAAAAAGGCGGAATCATCGCCGTGGTGGCAGACGTCACCGAGCAGCAACGCCTGGAGCAGCAGCGGCGGGAATTCGTGGCCAACGTATCCCACGAGCTGCGCACGCCGCTGACGACGATCAAGAGCTACGTCGAAGCGCTGCTGGACGGTGCAGTGGAAGAGCCGGAGCTGTCCAACCGCTTTTTGCGGGTGACGATGTCGGAGACGGAGCGGATGATCCGGCTGGTCAACGATTTGCTGCAGCTGTCCCGTTTTGATTCCCAGGGAGTGCGGCTGCATTGCAAGGAGGCCGATTTGCATCGGCTGCTGCGCTATGCCGCCGACCGCTTTTCCATGTTCGGGGAGCAGCAGGACGTGCAGCTCAGTTTGGACGTGCCCGATCAGCTTCCGCCAGTCTTCATCGATCAGGACGCGATCAATCAGGTGCTCGACAATCTGTTGTCCAATGCGATCAAGTACTCGCGTCAGGGCGGCCAGGTCGTTTTGCAGGCGACAGCGAACCACCAGCAGAAGCGGGTCGTGATCTCTATCGCCGATACGGGCATCGGAATCCCGAGCCGCGACTTGAAGCGGATCTTCGAGCGCTTTTACCGGGTGGACAAAGCACGCTCGCGGGGACAGGGCGGTACCGGCTTGGGACTGGCCATCGCCCGCGAACTGGTGCAGGCGCACGGAGCGGACATTGAGATCACCAGCGAGTGGAATGTGGGGACGACCGTTACGTTCTGGGTTCCATTTGCCCAAGGGGGGAAAGCGGGATGA
- a CDS encoding MBL fold metallo-hydrolase: MRFSVLASGSTGNAIYVATDRVSVLIDVGITGKQAEAALQSIGVNPSDLSAILVTHEHVDHIKGVGVMARRYGLPIFANEKTWAELDGQIGTVKEDQRRLFAVGEKQELEDLGIESFGISHDAAEPMGFCFYHGAKKLSVATDLGYVSDKIKETIRGADAYVFESNHDVELLRMSQYPWSIKRRILSDVGHLSNEAAGDALIDVLSGGAERVYLAHLSKENNMIDLARLTVKGILEEKGLVVGDDVHLRDTYPDRPTKLEEL; the protein is encoded by the coding sequence GTGAGATTTAGTGTACTGGCAAGCGGAAGCACGGGCAACGCCATCTATGTGGCGACTGACCGTGTCTCCGTGCTGATCGATGTCGGCATCACGGGGAAACAGGCAGAAGCGGCGTTGCAGTCGATCGGAGTCAATCCGTCTGACCTGAGCGCCATCCTCGTCACTCACGAGCATGTCGACCATATCAAAGGGGTCGGGGTCATGGCGCGGCGCTATGGCTTGCCGATCTTCGCCAATGAAAAGACTTGGGCCGAGCTGGACGGCCAGATCGGGACCGTGAAAGAGGACCAGCGGCGGTTGTTTGCCGTCGGAGAAAAACAAGAACTGGAAGATTTGGGGATTGAATCGTTCGGGATTTCCCACGATGCGGCGGAGCCGATGGGCTTTTGCTTTTACCATGGCGCGAAAAAGCTCAGCGTCGCCACCGACCTCGGATATGTCAGCGACAAGATCAAGGAGACGATCCGCGGTGCGGACGCATACGTATTTGAGTCCAACCACGACGTGGAGCTGCTGCGCATGTCGCAGTACCCGTGGAGCATCAAGCGGCGCATTTTGAGCGATGTCGGGCACTTGTCCAATGAAGCGGCAGGCGATGCCCTGATCGACGTCTTGAGCGGCGGGGCCGAGCGGGTGTACCTGGCCCACCTGAGCAAGGAAAACAACATGATCGACCTGGCGCGACTCACGGTGAAAGGCATTCTGGAGGAAAAGGGCCTGGTCGTCGGGGACGATGTCCACTTGCGCGACACGTACCCGGATCGCCCGACGAAGCTGGAAGAGCTATAG
- a CDS encoding two-component system regulatory protein YycI codes for MDWSKTKTILIWAFLLLDLFLGYQVYVTRINFWNDRDVAQGDRWDMEMYLKQQNIALVTDVPQETPEMSYLNAEYVGINPMSLQAMPGMTATMEKMSLAVKLDPPLQIRGQITPAELLRQIGPRLLYADQYTADMYQSNQGRLLYWQVYDKMPVFVAPLEVYLQNGSILGYRQTYFHIRKQERGRQVISGYTALRSLVDKQIIEPGERIESVSLGYYGSYDADIQALAPVWRVIHDGKQHFVNAFTGALERPMVTQR; via the coding sequence ATGGATTGGAGTAAGACCAAGACGATCCTGATCTGGGCCTTTCTGCTCCTCGATCTGTTTCTCGGCTATCAGGTGTACGTCACGAGGATCAACTTCTGGAACGACCGAGACGTCGCACAGGGCGACAGATGGGATATGGAAATGTACTTGAAGCAGCAGAACATCGCGTTGGTGACCGATGTGCCGCAGGAGACGCCAGAAATGTCATACCTGAATGCGGAATACGTGGGGATCAATCCGATGTCGCTCCAGGCGATGCCGGGGATGACGGCGACCATGGAAAAGATGTCGCTGGCGGTCAAGCTCGATCCGCCGCTGCAGATTCGCGGGCAGATCACGCCTGCGGAGCTCTTGCGCCAGATCGGCCCTCGCCTGCTGTACGCGGATCAGTACACGGCGGACATGTACCAGTCGAATCAGGGGCGCCTGCTGTACTGGCAAGTCTACGACAAGATGCCGGTGTTCGTCGCGCCCCTCGAGGTGTATTTGCAAAATGGCTCGATTTTGGGATACCGGCAGACGTATTTCCACATCCGCAAGCAGGAGCGCGGCCGGCAAGTGATCTCCGGATATACGGCGCTGCGTTCGCTGGTGGACAAGCAGATCATCGAGCCGGGGGAAAGAATCGAGAGCGTGAGCCTGGGGTATTATGGCTCGTACGATGCGGATATTCAGGCATTGGCTCCGGTCTGGCGGGTCATTCACGACGGCAAGCAGCATTTCGTCAATGCGTTTACGGGCGCTCTGGAGCGGCCGATGGTGACGCAGCGGTGA